The Phycisphaeraceae bacterium genome contains the following window.
AAGTCGAACGATCCATCCGCATTGACGTCCCCGATCGCTGCGTCGAATGTGTTGCCGTGCGACCGAAAGAATTTTTCATCCGGGCGATCGAACCTCGCATCGGTTTTCGCGCGTTCCTTGAGCCACAGCGGGTATCGGCCATGCGTGATCGCATCGCCCGCAAGTTCGGTTGCCGCCGCCGCATCAACGAATCGCTCGTCGATGACGGTCCAGAGTCGATTGGCTCGCCTCCCATAGTTGAGTTCCAGCAGAGCAGGCTGAGGCCGATCGTGCGCAAGCGAGCGCAGCATCATCACACCATATGTTGGCCGCCCGGCCGCATCATCCTCTTCGTTGAACCGGGCCTCATCCTCTGGGAGCGCGACCCGCTCGAAGGTGATGTCCTCTCCGCGTCGTGGACGCTGGATCAACAGATCATTGGCAAACGCCTCGACGTTTTCGCCGTAAGCCGAATACCAGTTGCCCAAGTACACATCGAGCAAGCCATCGGCATTGAAGTCGCCAACCGCCACCGCGCTCGTTGTGCGTAACTCTGCCTCAATCGTTCTGGGCGGCTCGAACGAACCATCGCCGCGACCCTTCGACCACGACATCGGCAACATCAGGTCCGTCGTTCGCGTGACATGCCGAGTCACGAGCGCGTCTGCCAGTCCATCTCCGTCCAGATCCGCAAAAACGACACAATCGCCGGGGCCGATTTCCGGCAACCCCGTCTCTGCAACGCGCACGAATGTCGGCGTGCCGTCTTCATCTGCAAGGTTCAGAAAAATCGTTCTCCCGCCGACAATCAGGTCGGGCCTCCGATCGCCGTTCACGTCGGCCAGCACCACGCGCGTCGCGGCGATCGCGCCAAGCCCGAGTCGTTCGGTGGCATCGACAAACTGGATCTGCGCTGAGGCGAGCATCGCGCCAGCAGCAACGAGCAGGATCGACATGCCCCAAGCGTACACGGACCCACGACGATTCGCTCGCAGCGGGCAAGCATAAAAAAGGGAACGGTCCTTTCGAACCGTTCCCGAGTCAAGCAAAGCGGAAAAATCCCATTGATTCTTACGGACAGCCCTTGCTGTAGGCCGTCAGGAATGCCTGCACGTCGGCGATATCATGCACGCCAAATGGTGCAGCGATGTCGGCTTCAGCGCTTTGCTGGCTGAACGCCCTGAGGAACGACTGAAGATCGAAGAAATCGAGCCTGCGGTATGGAGCCGCGAAGTCGGCCGGGCATGACACGCGACCATTGAACAGCATGTTCGCATAGTTAAAGGCGCGAGGCCCGATG
Protein-coding sequences here:
- a CDS encoding CRTAC1 family protein; amino-acid sequence: MSILLVAAGAMLASAQIQFVDATERLGLGAIAATRVVLADVNGDRRPDLIVGGRTIFLNLADEDGTPTFVRVAETGLPEIGPGDCVVFADLDGDGLADALVTRHVTRTTDLMLPMSWSKGRGDGSFEPPRTIEAELRTTSAVAVGDFNADGLLDVYLGNWYSAYGENVEAFANDLLIQRPRRGEDITFERVALPEDEARFNEEDDAAGRPTYGVMMLRSLAHDRPQPALLELNYGRRANRLWTVIDERFVDAAAATELAGDAITHGRYPLWLKERAKTDARFDRPDEKFFRSHGNTFDAAIGDVNADGSFDFFLAEITHGWAGESSDRSRFVLTSPGREGPTFWTDRNLNADRVPKDIGVLNWNQGDLFCELADFDHDGRLDLLISSGDYPDNQRLRAFRQQHDGSFVDVTDWSGIDHDGSQQIAIGDLDLDGDLDIVVGQSFNRYPEAKKAGREPRLKVYLNQAIERNSGNSLMLTLEGHSDLAIAGDALGAMVSVEADPDGSGTVVRQVRQLIGIGGHAGKQHAFELHFGIGRATRAERVVIEWNTLPPLRTVLSDVTMGRHHIRAIEHHGTNAEENP